The following are from one region of the Centropristis striata isolate RG_2023a ecotype Rhode Island chromosome 19, C.striata_1.0, whole genome shotgun sequence genome:
- the pisd gene encoding phosphatidylserine decarboxylase proenzyme, mitochondrial isoform X3, whose product MDQHDARRPYVTDENNMAAALRRVCSGLTPRVFSLNCSQQRTLSTGRSFLSRPRPLPLLLVTGGGYLGYQHYRKRGQQEDGDPPPLATPTQVALYRSFPTRLLSRAWGRLNGMDLPTWLRKPVYSLYIWTFGVNMQEAAVEDLHQYKNLGEFFRRRLKPAVRPLCASSCLISPADGKILHFGRVKNSEVEQVKGVTYSLENFLGPQKGQGHDSLSFRDSLLSSPENDLFHVVVYLAPGDYHCFHSPTDWRVERRRHFPGSLMSVNPGVARVVKELFCLNERVALTGQWQHGFFSLTAVGATNVGSIRVYFDQELQTNAPRYSKGSFHDHSYVADGDQVSEAAGEGGVASDEGEGVVLQRGAAVGEFNLGSTIVLLFEAPADFSFSLQPGQRIRVGEGLGSL is encoded by the exons ATGGACCAGCATGACGCACGACGTCCTTACGTCACTGATGAAAACAACATGGCGGCGGCCTTGCGGAGGGTGTGCAGCGGACTGACTCCCAG aGTTTTTTCTTTGAACTGCAGCCAGCAGAGAACGCTGAGTACAG gacgCAGCTTCCTGTCCCGCCCCCGGCCTCTCCCTCTCCTGTTAGTGACAGGAGGTGGTTACCTTGGTTACCAGCACTACAGGAAACGGGGCCAACAGGAGGATGGAGACCCACCCCCTCTGGCCACGCCCACACAG GTGGCACTGTACCGCTCCTTCCCGACGCGCCTCCTGTCCCGGGCCTGGGGTCGTCTGAATGGGATGGACCTTCCCACCTGGCTCCGGAAGCCAGTGTACTCGCTCTACATCTGGACCTTCGGGGTCAACATGCAG GAGGCAGCAGTGGAGGATTTACATCAATACAAGAATCTGGGAGAATTTTTCCGTCGGCGTCTCAAACCGGCAGTGCGACCACTCTGCGCCTCATCCTGCCTG ATCTCTCCGGCTGATGGGAAAATCCTCCACTTCGGTCGCGTGAAGAACTCGGAGGTGGAGCAGGTGAAGGGGGTCACCTACAGTCTTGAGAACTTCCTGGGTCCACAGAAGGGGCAGGGCCACG acTCGTTGTCCTTCAGGGACAGCCTCCTGTCCTCACCTGAGAACGACCTGTTCCACGTGGTGGTCTACCTGGCCCCAGGTGACTACCACTGCTTCCACTCGCCCACCGACTGGAGGGTGGAGCGCCGCCGGCACTTCCCAG GCTCGTTGATGTCGGTGAACCCGGGCGTGGCACGTGTGGTCAAAGAGCTCTTCTGCCTTAATGAACGCGTGGCGCTGACCGGCCAATGGCAGCATGGCTTCTTCTCGCTGACGGCAGTCGGAGCGACCAACGTCGGATCTATCAGGGTTTACTTCGACCAG gaGCTGCAGACCAACGCGCCTCGCTACAGCAAAGGCTCCTTCCATGACCATAGCTACGTTGCAGATGGCGACCAGGTGTCGGAGGCAGCCGGcgaagggggcgtggcctccgATGAGGGCGAGGGCGTGGTTCTGCAGCGGGGTGCAGCGGTGGGCGAGTTCAACCTTGGCTCCACCATCGTCCTGCTGTTCGAGGCTCCAGCAGACTTCAGCTTCAGCCTTCAGCCAGGGCAGCGAATCAGAGTGGGGGAGGGGCTCGGCAGCCTTTGA
- the pisd gene encoding phosphatidylserine decarboxylase proenzyme, mitochondrial isoform X1 has protein sequence MEDGSSVHHFTSRCPWLYPYVNDPSLVGSFLQSRVLQRRGHRPSYHWCNGLMERPSVCRVFSLNCSQQRTLSTGRSFLSRPRPLPLLLVTGGGYLGYQHYRKRGQQEDGDPPPLATPTQVALYRSFPTRLLSRAWGRLNGMDLPTWLRKPVYSLYIWTFGVNMQEAAVEDLHQYKNLGEFFRRRLKPAVRPLCASSCLISPADGKILHFGRVKNSEVEQVKGVTYSLENFLGPQKGQGHDSLSFRDSLLSSPENDLFHVVVYLAPGDYHCFHSPTDWRVERRRHFPGSLMSVNPGVARVVKELFCLNERVALTGQWQHGFFSLTAVGATNVGSIRVYFDQELQTNAPRYSKGSFHDHSYVADGDQVSEAAGEGGVASDEGEGVVLQRGAAVGEFNLGSTIVLLFEAPADFSFSLQPGQRIRVGEGLGSL, from the exons ATGGAAGATGGGAGCAGCGTCCATCACTTTACCTCCAGATGTCCCTGGCTGTATCCCTATGTCAACGATCcctccttggtaggatccttccttcagagtcgggtcctccagaggcgaGGCCACAGGCCTTCCTATCACTGGTGTAACGGACTAATGGAGCGGCCttcagtgtgcag aGTTTTTTCTTTGAACTGCAGCCAGCAGAGAACGCTGAGTACAG gacgCAGCTTCCTGTCCCGCCCCCGGCCTCTCCCTCTCCTGTTAGTGACAGGAGGTGGTTACCTTGGTTACCAGCACTACAGGAAACGGGGCCAACAGGAGGATGGAGACCCACCCCCTCTGGCCACGCCCACACAG GTGGCACTGTACCGCTCCTTCCCGACGCGCCTCCTGTCCCGGGCCTGGGGTCGTCTGAATGGGATGGACCTTCCCACCTGGCTCCGGAAGCCAGTGTACTCGCTCTACATCTGGACCTTCGGGGTCAACATGCAG GAGGCAGCAGTGGAGGATTTACATCAATACAAGAATCTGGGAGAATTTTTCCGTCGGCGTCTCAAACCGGCAGTGCGACCACTCTGCGCCTCATCCTGCCTG ATCTCTCCGGCTGATGGGAAAATCCTCCACTTCGGTCGCGTGAAGAACTCGGAGGTGGAGCAGGTGAAGGGGGTCACCTACAGTCTTGAGAACTTCCTGGGTCCACAGAAGGGGCAGGGCCACG acTCGTTGTCCTTCAGGGACAGCCTCCTGTCCTCACCTGAGAACGACCTGTTCCACGTGGTGGTCTACCTGGCCCCAGGTGACTACCACTGCTTCCACTCGCCCACCGACTGGAGGGTGGAGCGCCGCCGGCACTTCCCAG GCTCGTTGATGTCGGTGAACCCGGGCGTGGCACGTGTGGTCAAAGAGCTCTTCTGCCTTAATGAACGCGTGGCGCTGACCGGCCAATGGCAGCATGGCTTCTTCTCGCTGACGGCAGTCGGAGCGACCAACGTCGGATCTATCAGGGTTTACTTCGACCAG gaGCTGCAGACCAACGCGCCTCGCTACAGCAAAGGCTCCTTCCATGACCATAGCTACGTTGCAGATGGCGACCAGGTGTCGGAGGCAGCCGGcgaagggggcgtggcctccgATGAGGGCGAGGGCGTGGTTCTGCAGCGGGGTGCAGCGGTGGGCGAGTTCAACCTTGGCTCCACCATCGTCCTGCTGTTCGAGGCTCCAGCAGACTTCAGCTTCAGCCTTCAGCCAGGGCAGCGAATCAGAGTGGGGGAGGGGCTCGGCAGCCTTTGA
- the pisd gene encoding phosphatidylserine decarboxylase proenzyme, mitochondrial isoform X4, which produces MCRRPSVSASSSSTTRSWLQVPRLALRRRLSVLSGCVSRPAPWRRRPIAFLCYVLSVGALRPLAKRVALYRSFPTRLLSRAWGRLNGMDLPTWLRKPVYSLYIWTFGVNMQEAAVEDLHQYKNLGEFFRRRLKPAVRPLCASSCLISPADGKILHFGRVKNSEVEQVKGVTYSLENFLGPQKGQGHDSLSFRDSLLSSPENDLFHVVVYLAPGDYHCFHSPTDWRVERRRHFPGSLMSVNPGVARVVKELFCLNERVALTGQWQHGFFSLTAVGATNVGSIRVYFDQELQTNAPRYSKGSFHDHSYVADGDQVSEAAGEGGVASDEGEGVVLQRGAAVGEFNLGSTIVLLFEAPADFSFSLQPGQRIRVGEGLGSL; this is translated from the exons ATGTGTCGTCGGCCGTCTGTCTCCGCGTCGTCGTCGTCTACGACTCGTTCATG GCTCCAGGTGCCTCGTTTGGCTCTCCGTCGTCGTCTGAGCGTGCTCAGTGGCTGCGTGTCTCGACCCGCCCCTTGGCGCCGTAGGCCAATCGCCTTCCTTTGCTATGTCCTGTCAGTCGGCGCTCTGCGGCCGCTGGCCAAACGG GTGGCACTGTACCGCTCCTTCCCGACGCGCCTCCTGTCCCGGGCCTGGGGTCGTCTGAATGGGATGGACCTTCCCACCTGGCTCCGGAAGCCAGTGTACTCGCTCTACATCTGGACCTTCGGGGTCAACATGCAG GAGGCAGCAGTGGAGGATTTACATCAATACAAGAATCTGGGAGAATTTTTCCGTCGGCGTCTCAAACCGGCAGTGCGACCACTCTGCGCCTCATCCTGCCTG ATCTCTCCGGCTGATGGGAAAATCCTCCACTTCGGTCGCGTGAAGAACTCGGAGGTGGAGCAGGTGAAGGGGGTCACCTACAGTCTTGAGAACTTCCTGGGTCCACAGAAGGGGCAGGGCCACG acTCGTTGTCCTTCAGGGACAGCCTCCTGTCCTCACCTGAGAACGACCTGTTCCACGTGGTGGTCTACCTGGCCCCAGGTGACTACCACTGCTTCCACTCGCCCACCGACTGGAGGGTGGAGCGCCGCCGGCACTTCCCAG GCTCGTTGATGTCGGTGAACCCGGGCGTGGCACGTGTGGTCAAAGAGCTCTTCTGCCTTAATGAACGCGTGGCGCTGACCGGCCAATGGCAGCATGGCTTCTTCTCGCTGACGGCAGTCGGAGCGACCAACGTCGGATCTATCAGGGTTTACTTCGACCAG gaGCTGCAGACCAACGCGCCTCGCTACAGCAAAGGCTCCTTCCATGACCATAGCTACGTTGCAGATGGCGACCAGGTGTCGGAGGCAGCCGGcgaagggggcgtggcctccgATGAGGGCGAGGGCGTGGTTCTGCAGCGGGGTGCAGCGGTGGGCGAGTTCAACCTTGGCTCCACCATCGTCCTGCTGTTCGAGGCTCCAGCAGACTTCAGCTTCAGCCTTCAGCCAGGGCAGCGAATCAGAGTGGGGGAGGGGCTCGGCAGCCTTTGA
- the pisd gene encoding phosphatidylserine decarboxylase proenzyme, mitochondrial isoform X2 translates to MVRFSSRRRTGERRDLLRQVRRGHGASTESDRDGGAARSGVRTRASARFRLQVPRLALRRRLSVLSGCVSRPAPWRRRPIAFLCYVLSVGALRPLAKRVALYRSFPTRLLSRAWGRLNGMDLPTWLRKPVYSLYIWTFGVNMQEAAVEDLHQYKNLGEFFRRRLKPAVRPLCASSCLISPADGKILHFGRVKNSEVEQVKGVTYSLENFLGPQKGQGHDSLSFRDSLLSSPENDLFHVVVYLAPGDYHCFHSPTDWRVERRRHFPGSLMSVNPGVARVVKELFCLNERVALTGQWQHGFFSLTAVGATNVGSIRVYFDQELQTNAPRYSKGSFHDHSYVADGDQVSEAAGEGGVASDEGEGVVLQRGAAVGEFNLGSTIVLLFEAPADFSFSLQPGQRIRVGEGLGSL, encoded by the exons ATGGTGAGGTTCTCCTCTCGGCGCCGCACCGGCGAGCGGCGTGACCTGCTGCGGCAGGTGAGGCGGGGGCATGGGGCAAGCACAGAGAGCGACAGAGACGGAGGAGCGGCGAGGAGTGGCGTGAGGACAAGGGCGAGCGCACGCTTCAG GCTCCAGGTGCCTCGTTTGGCTCTCCGTCGTCGTCTGAGCGTGCTCAGTGGCTGCGTGTCTCGACCCGCCCCTTGGCGCCGTAGGCCAATCGCCTTCCTTTGCTATGTCCTGTCAGTCGGCGCTCTGCGGCCGCTGGCCAAACGG GTGGCACTGTACCGCTCCTTCCCGACGCGCCTCCTGTCCCGGGCCTGGGGTCGTCTGAATGGGATGGACCTTCCCACCTGGCTCCGGAAGCCAGTGTACTCGCTCTACATCTGGACCTTCGGGGTCAACATGCAG GAGGCAGCAGTGGAGGATTTACATCAATACAAGAATCTGGGAGAATTTTTCCGTCGGCGTCTCAAACCGGCAGTGCGACCACTCTGCGCCTCATCCTGCCTG ATCTCTCCGGCTGATGGGAAAATCCTCCACTTCGGTCGCGTGAAGAACTCGGAGGTGGAGCAGGTGAAGGGGGTCACCTACAGTCTTGAGAACTTCCTGGGTCCACAGAAGGGGCAGGGCCACG acTCGTTGTCCTTCAGGGACAGCCTCCTGTCCTCACCTGAGAACGACCTGTTCCACGTGGTGGTCTACCTGGCCCCAGGTGACTACCACTGCTTCCACTCGCCCACCGACTGGAGGGTGGAGCGCCGCCGGCACTTCCCAG GCTCGTTGATGTCGGTGAACCCGGGCGTGGCACGTGTGGTCAAAGAGCTCTTCTGCCTTAATGAACGCGTGGCGCTGACCGGCCAATGGCAGCATGGCTTCTTCTCGCTGACGGCAGTCGGAGCGACCAACGTCGGATCTATCAGGGTTTACTTCGACCAG gaGCTGCAGACCAACGCGCCTCGCTACAGCAAAGGCTCCTTCCATGACCATAGCTACGTTGCAGATGGCGACCAGGTGTCGGAGGCAGCCGGcgaagggggcgtggcctccgATGAGGGCGAGGGCGTGGTTCTGCAGCGGGGTGCAGCGGTGGGCGAGTTCAACCTTGGCTCCACCATCGTCCTGCTGTTCGAGGCTCCAGCAGACTTCAGCTTCAGCCTTCAGCCAGGGCAGCGAATCAGAGTGGGGGAGGGGCTCGGCAGCCTTTGA
- the rnf224 gene encoding RING finger protein 224 — MTDNRKEEEEEGEEEEEEEVTCEPLPPPPSSIAVEPVMSLRRQDLVCIVCFGGYDLLTRLPRRLHCGHAFCQACLKRLDTVINEQVWIPCPQCRQNTPRPRGGAAGLDLDLASFLGVKAQQTCTSSCSLSSWSSGRREGAPPTAAARDGELWLGKEVADDGWSHGGLAEPRFHRYGNCCPPASYWLCCWFCCPGRG; from the exons atgacggacaacagaaaagaagaagaagaggagggggaggaggaggaggaggaggaggtgacctgtgagcccctcccccctcccccctcctccatcGCCGTCGAGCCGGTGATGTCACTGAGGAGGCAGGACCTGGTGTGCATCGTGTGCTTCGGCGGTTACGACCTGCTGACGCGGCTGCCGCGGCGCCTGCACTGTGGCCACGCCTTCTGCCAGGCGTGTCTGAAGAGGCTGGATACGGTCATCAATGAACAG GTGTGGATCCCGTGTCCTCAGTGTCGGCAGAACACGCCGAGACCCCGAGGAGGCGCAGCAGgtctggacctggacctggccTCCTTCCTTGGAGTGAAGGCCCAGCAgacctgcacctcctcctgctccctgtCCTCCTGGAGCTCCGGCCGCCGGGAGGGGGCGCCGCCCACAGCTGCAGCCCGGGACGGGGAGCTGTGGCTGGGAAAGGAAGTTGCGGACGACGGCTGGTCGCACGGAGGTCTGGCTGAACCTCGCTTCCATCGCTACGGCAACTGCTGCCCACCAGCGTCCTATTGGCTGTGCTGCTGGTTCTGCTGCCCGGGTCGGGGCTAG